The Peribacillus sp. FSL E2-0218 genome contains a region encoding:
- a CDS encoding ABC transporter permease, producing the protein MKTFGGLRIAVAVLAIIYILIPLIVVIPASFTSANYPSFPADGFSLQWYTKILERPEFLEAFLNSAKFAALAAIFSVIFGTLAALGIAKYEIPGKPYITALLTSPLSVPQLVLGIALLMYFTPMMLAGTSTGFLIAHIVICIPYVMRLVLTGLSGFDYNLERAAAILGANPLTVFLKVTLPLIGSAAISGGLFAFLTSFDNVTVSLFMVSPEMRTLPIEIFSQMQDAYNPIVASVSSVVIFISVLLIIILEKIQGVGKVFGGSHHTNG; encoded by the coding sequence ATGAAAACGTTTGGCGGCCTTCGGATTGCAGTAGCCGTGTTAGCAATCATCTATATCTTGATTCCGCTGATTGTCGTTATCCCGGCATCTTTTACTAGCGCGAATTATCCTAGTTTTCCAGCTGATGGTTTTTCGCTGCAATGGTATACAAAAATACTGGAGCGTCCTGAATTTCTCGAAGCATTTTTGAACAGTGCAAAGTTTGCTGCGCTTGCGGCCATTTTCTCGGTCATATTCGGGACCTTGGCGGCTCTTGGCATCGCAAAATATGAGATTCCGGGTAAACCCTATATTACAGCCCTTTTAACTTCTCCATTGAGTGTTCCGCAATTGGTTTTGGGGATAGCCCTTTTAATGTACTTTACACCCATGATGCTGGCCGGGACGTCTACTGGTTTTTTAATTGCCCATATCGTCATTTGCATCCCCTATGTCATGCGGCTCGTGTTGACGGGTTTAAGCGGATTTGATTACAATCTTGAACGTGCTGCAGCCATACTGGGGGCCAACCCTTTGACTGTATTCCTGAAAGTGACGCTGCCGCTGATCGGATCTGCGGCCATATCGGGAGGTTTATTCGCCTTTTTGACATCGTTTGATAATGTCACGGTTTCCCTCTTTATGGTATCACCTGAAATGAGAACCCTGCCGATCGAGATCTTCTCACAAATGCAGGATGCCTACAATCCAATCGTCGCAAGCGTATCAAGCGTAGTCATTTTCATATCCGTTCTGCTGATCATCATACTTGAAAAAATTCAAGGTGTCGGCAAAGTTTTTGGCGGTTCTCATCATACCAACGGATAA
- a CDS encoding IS1182 family transposase yields the protein MLSKHDSIQRDQLEMITLDQLVPPNHLVRKMEAAIDFTFIYDLVKDMYSEVGRPSIDPVILVKLTFIQYTFGIRSMRKTIEEVETNMAYRWFLGYGFHDKVPHFSTFGKNYERRFKDTDLFEQIFCRILMTAANKKVISVEHVFVDSTHVKASANKRKFEKKIVRKETRAYQGRLQEEINQDRENHGKKPFPPDKFDKEETKAIKESTTDPESGYYVKDERTKQFAYSFHAAADGNGFVLGTIVTPGNTHDSHILEPLVEQVIEKVGKPEAVAADAAYKTPAITSYLFNKEITPALPYTRPRTKEGFFRKHDYVYDEHFDCYLCPSGETLKYSTTNKEGYREYKSPKQICATCSFLSRCTESKDHQKVVTRHIWQAYVEEADHLRHHQEVKPIYAKRKETIERVFADAKEKHGMRWTTLRGLKKLSMQAMLTFAAMNVKKMATWTWQGPKMA from the coding sequence ATGCTTTCTAAACATGATTCTATTCAGCGAGATCAACTTGAAATGATTACTTTAGATCAACTGGTGCCACCGAACCATTTGGTTCGTAAAATGGAGGCTGCCATTGACTTCACTTTCATTTATGACTTGGTGAAAGATATGTACTCAGAGGTAGGACGCCCAAGTATTGATCCAGTTATTTTAGTTAAACTGACTTTCATTCAATATACCTTCGGTATTCGTTCCATGCGTAAAACGATTGAAGAAGTTGAAACCAATATGGCTTACCGTTGGTTCTTAGGCTATGGTTTCCATGATAAAGTACCTCATTTCTCTACGTTCGGAAAAAATTATGAGCGACGCTTTAAAGATACAGACCTGTTTGAACAGATTTTCTGTCGCATTTTAATGACAGCTGCTAATAAAAAGGTAATAAGTGTAGAACACGTTTTCGTGGATTCCACCCATGTGAAAGCCAGTGCGAATAAACGGAAATTTGAAAAGAAAATCGTTCGTAAAGAAACACGAGCGTATCAAGGACGTCTTCAAGAAGAAATCAATCAAGATCGTGAAAACCATGGAAAGAAGCCTTTTCCACCAGATAAATTTGATAAGGAAGAAACCAAAGCAATTAAAGAAAGTACTACGGATCCTGAGAGTGGCTACTATGTGAAAGATGAACGAACAAAACAGTTTGCCTATTCATTCCATGCGGCCGCAGACGGCAACGGTTTTGTATTGGGAACGATTGTAACACCTGGTAATACACATGACAGTCATATTTTGGAGCCACTTGTTGAGCAAGTGATTGAGAAAGTTGGAAAACCAGAAGCAGTTGCCGCAGATGCAGCTTATAAAACACCAGCGATTACAAGCTACCTATTTAACAAAGAAATCACACCTGCTTTACCCTATACACGTCCTCGTACAAAAGAAGGATTCTTTCGCAAACATGACTATGTTTACGATGAACACTTTGATTGTTACCTTTGCCCTTCGGGAGAAACTTTAAAGTACTCAACAACAAATAAAGAGGGCTATCGCGAGTACAAATCGCCCAAACAAATTTGTGCAACATGCTCATTTTTATCACGGTGTACGGAAAGCAAAGACCATCAAAAAGTAGTGACACGGCATATCTGGCAAGCATATGTGGAAGAAGCAGATCATCTGCGTCATCATCAAGAGGTAAAACCTATATATGCGAAACGCAAAGAAACGATTGAGCGTGTATTCGCAGATGCAAAAGAAAAGCATGGTATGCGTTGGACTACTTTAAGGGGACTTAAAAAATTGTCGATGCAGGCGATGCTTACTTTCGCTGCCATGAATGTAAAGAAGATGGCCACTTGGACATGGCAAGGTCCTAAAATGGCTTAA
- a CDS encoding FAD-linked oxidase C-terminal domain-containing protein translates to MKKEILAALGQIIPQERMFLDLAERYCYSYDASFGEYLPEIVIQPKNAKEISELVKMANLHKIPVYPRGSGTSLSGGPLPVKGGMVLDLTLLRDKLFIDRENMLAIVSPGVITATIHQKADEAGLFYPPDPSSSNVATIGGNLLENSSGPKGLKYGTTKEYVIGLEVVTPTGEIIRTGGKTVKNVTGYDLTRLIVGSEGTLGIVTEAIIRLIPKPQSQKTFVAHFNHFIDSGHAITSILSSGILPSALELMDNACIRAVENYRPSGLPLQAEAILIIEVDGHPLAIEEEINKCADICKDNGASYVKIAETEEERQTIWSARKWVSPAITQMGPTKISEDATVPRNQIPAMMERLQQIRDKYELNLVVFGHAGDGNLHPNIITDKRNKAEMKKVELAVSEIFEAAIELGGTLSGEHGIGTLKSPYMEMELGANGVIMMKKIKEAWDPNNILNPGKIFAEKGQTKVVLLT, encoded by the coding sequence ATGAAAAAAGAGATTCTTGCTGCACTTGGCCAGATCATTCCTCAAGAGCGGATGTTCCTCGATTTGGCAGAGCGTTATTGTTATAGCTATGACGCGTCTTTCGGCGAATATTTACCTGAAATTGTCATACAGCCGAAAAACGCCAAGGAAATCAGTGAGTTAGTGAAAATGGCCAATCTACACAAAATCCCCGTTTACCCTAGAGGATCGGGTACCTCTCTAAGTGGCGGCCCCTTACCTGTAAAAGGCGGGATGGTTCTTGATCTTACCCTTTTGCGAGATAAATTGTTTATTGACAGGGAAAATATGCTCGCGATTGTGTCTCCAGGCGTGATTACGGCCACCATCCATCAAAAAGCCGACGAAGCGGGTTTGTTTTATCCACCTGACCCAAGCAGTTCCAATGTGGCCACAATAGGCGGGAATCTATTGGAAAATTCGAGCGGACCAAAAGGGTTGAAGTATGGGACGACTAAAGAATATGTAATCGGATTGGAAGTGGTCACACCTACAGGGGAAATCATCCGTACCGGCGGAAAGACCGTGAAAAATGTTACCGGCTATGACTTGACCCGGTTAATTGTGGGTTCAGAGGGCACCTTGGGAATTGTGACGGAGGCGATCATCCGCTTGATTCCAAAACCGCAAAGCCAAAAAACATTCGTGGCCCATTTCAATCATTTCATTGACTCGGGCCATGCGATAACAAGCATCTTATCGTCAGGAATCCTCCCTTCGGCCTTGGAATTAATGGATAATGCATGTATCCGTGCTGTCGAGAACTATCGCCCTTCAGGCTTGCCGCTACAAGCAGAGGCCATCTTGATCATCGAAGTCGATGGTCATCCGTTGGCAATTGAAGAAGAAATAAATAAATGCGCGGATATTTGCAAAGATAACGGGGCTTCCTACGTCAAGATTGCGGAAACGGAGGAGGAACGCCAAACCATTTGGAGTGCGCGTAAATGGGTATCCCCGGCCATTACCCAAATGGGGCCGACGAAAATTTCGGAGGATGCCACGGTCCCGCGCAATCAAATTCCGGCAATGATGGAGAGATTACAGCAAATCCGCGATAAATATGAATTGAACTTGGTTGTTTTCGGTCATGCCGGTGATGGAAATTTACACCCGAACATCATTACCGATAAACGAAATAAAGCGGAAATGAAAAAAGTGGAGCTCGCCGTGAGTGAAATTTTTGAAGCAGCGATCGAACTGGGCGGAACGCTTTCCGGGGAACACGGAATCGGTACGTTGAAGTCACCCTATATGGAAATGGAATTAGGAGCAAATGGGGTAATTATGATGAAAAAAATAAAGGAAGCGTGGGATCCGAATAATATCTTGAACCCTGGTAAGATCTTTGCTGAAAAAGGTCAAACAAAGGTCGTGTTGCTCACATGA
- a CDS encoding LacI family DNA-binding transcriptional regulator: protein MTTIKDIAKAAGVSVTTVSRALNGYFDVNEKTKQKILAVAKELNYSPNTLARGLVMKKSKTIGLLVSGMSKENLKDNFTFEVLCGINETASALGYDLILFNTNTTKQREKTYTQLCRERRVDGAIVQGIRKDDPYLKEILESDIPCVLIDIPIQTDSVGYVTTDNVLGAKKAIEHLIQLGHKNIGMINGHEGAYVSEERLKGYIEKLTEYNLPVNKEWIVDGAFEEATSESVTYKLLEENKDMDALFCASDVMALGALKACHKLGKTVPDDISIVGYDNITLASYCLPPLTTIGQEVYKIGSEAADLLIKMLEEDPTDLCRYVDTNLIIRDSTTKNYK, encoded by the coding sequence CACTACTGTATCCCGGGCATTAAATGGTTATTTTGATGTAAATGAAAAGACCAAACAAAAAATCCTGGCTGTTGCTAAAGAGCTGAACTACAGCCCTAACACGTTAGCACGCGGGCTTGTTATGAAGAAGTCCAAAACCATTGGATTACTCGTGTCCGGAATGAGTAAGGAAAATCTAAAGGATAATTTTACGTTCGAAGTGCTCTGTGGAATCAATGAAACGGCTTCAGCCCTTGGTTACGATTTGATTTTATTTAACACGAATACCACGAAACAGCGTGAAAAGACTTATACACAGCTTTGTCGTGAACGCCGTGTCGATGGAGCGATTGTCCAAGGTATTAGAAAAGACGATCCATATTTAAAAGAAATCTTGGAAAGTGATATTCCTTGTGTATTGATAGATATCCCCATACAAACGGATTCTGTTGGATATGTAACGACGGACAATGTATTAGGTGCAAAAAAAGCCATTGAGCATCTTATCCAGCTAGGTCATAAAAATATAGGGATGATCAATGGACATGAAGGGGCTTATGTAAGTGAAGAACGATTGAAAGGATATATCGAGAAGCTTACGGAGTACAACCTTCCCGTCAACAAGGAATGGATTGTAGATGGTGCCTTTGAAGAAGCAACATCGGAAAGCGTTACTTATAAGCTCTTAGAAGAAAATAAAGACATGGATGCTTTATTTTGCGCCAGTGATGTCATGGCACTTGGAGCATTAAAAGCCTGCCATAAATTAGGCAAGACAGTACCAGATGACATTTCCATAGTTGGATACGATAATATTACCCTTGCTTCCTACTGTCTGCCCCCATTAACCACGATTGGACAAGAAGTGTACAAAATTGGTTCTGAAGCTGCAGACTTACTCATTAAAATGCTAGAAGAGGATCCAACGGATTTGTGCCGTTATGTAGATACGAATTTGATTATTAGAGACAGTACTACTAAAAACTATAAATGA
- a CDS encoding (Fe-S)-binding protein: protein MKAAATSNHANRAVEQLHANAHDWTNQCVKCGYCLPACPTYESMGVESASPRGRINLVKLAAEGKIDLQKDLTEPIELCLGCRACETACPVGVPYGHILEAAKEAIGNRPPSSDNMTKMKKLALVHLFPYPRRMNLLGSGAMLYQKSGLSNLVRQSNLLYRVSPVLAHLEQALPAIESPAKRIRAGTLIPSKGATRMRVAFFTGCIMDSLMSRINRLTIELLTLVGCEVILPENQSCCGALHSHQGEAKQAKALAKRNIQAFMQMDAEVIVSNAGGCGASLREYEQLLADDCEWSGAAKDFSKKSKDISQILHQLGPLPFTGEYHGIVTFQDSCHLRNVQKVQTEPRLLLQAIPGITYVEMAGFDRCCASGGIYNLLHFEESMKILDEKMNDLKETRATTVITVNPGCQMQMSIGIQRDGAANHIKSLHLVEILAKACGLN from the coding sequence ATGAAGGCAGCTGCCACATCCAACCATGCAAATAGAGCGGTTGAACAATTGCACGCGAATGCTCATGACTGGACAAATCAATGCGTTAAATGCGGGTATTGCTTGCCAGCATGCCCCACCTACGAATCAATGGGCGTGGAATCCGCTTCACCACGGGGCCGAATCAACCTAGTCAAACTGGCTGCCGAGGGGAAAATAGATCTTCAAAAGGATTTAACGGAACCGATCGAGCTTTGTTTAGGTTGCCGTGCCTGTGAAACCGCCTGTCCTGTCGGTGTTCCTTACGGGCATATATTGGAGGCGGCAAAGGAAGCGATCGGAAATCGCCCGCCCAGCAGCGATAACATGACGAAGATGAAGAAACTGGCATTGGTTCACCTCTTTCCCTACCCTCGGCGAATGAATCTGCTCGGTAGCGGGGCCATGCTTTATCAAAAATCAGGGTTATCCAATCTTGTTCGTCAATCGAATCTGCTCTACAGGGTTTCACCGGTTCTTGCCCATTTAGAACAAGCGCTTCCAGCCATCGAATCTCCCGCGAAACGGATCAGGGCGGGTACGCTGATACCTTCCAAAGGGGCAACCCGAATGAGAGTGGCATTCTTCACAGGCTGCATCATGGATTCGCTGATGTCACGAATCAACCGTCTTACCATCGAGCTGCTTACCCTTGTGGGATGTGAGGTCATACTTCCGGAAAATCAAAGCTGCTGCGGTGCCCTCCATTCCCATCAAGGCGAAGCGAAGCAAGCGAAAGCTCTGGCGAAAAGGAACATCCAGGCTTTCATGCAGATGGATGCAGAGGTAATCGTCAGTAATGCCGGGGGCTGCGGTGCATCACTTCGGGAATATGAACAGCTCTTGGCTGATGATTGCGAGTGGTCAGGGGCGGCAAAAGATTTCTCCAAGAAATCAAAAGATATCAGCCAAATTCTTCATCAGTTAGGGCCGCTCCCTTTTACTGGAGAATATCATGGCATCGTTACTTTCCAAGATTCCTGCCACTTGCGCAATGTCCAGAAGGTGCAAACGGAGCCGCGTTTATTATTGCAAGCGATACCAGGTATCACTTACGTGGAAATGGCGGGATTTGACCGTTGCTGTGCATCGGGAGGCATATATAACCTTCTCCATTTTGAGGAATCGATGAAAATCCTGGATGAAAAAATGAACGACCTTAAAGAAACAAGGGCCACTACAGTCATAACGGTTAATCCTGGCTGCCAAATGCAAATGAGCATTGGCATCCAAAGGGATGGGGCGGCTAACCATATCAAAAGCTTGCATCTCGTTGAAATTCTTGCCAAGGCCTGTGGCTTGAATTGA
- a CDS encoding MFS transporter has translation MKKNLNYWSLSGFTFFYFFASTSAMSLFAIWLGQTLELSGAQVGTIFSINAIATLCFQPLYGFISDKIGLRKHLLWVITFLIMLIGPFFIYIYSPLLHYNPILGAITGSVYLSATLLASFGAIESYAERTGRKYHFEYGQVRMWGSLGAASAAFFSGKLFNINPHISFWVASACSIFLILFLLLMNVQISEEEQKKTDSIKLTDTLALLKNKTFWIFMVYVLGVACIYSVYDQQFPVYYASLFSTSGQGNQMFGYLNSIQIFLEAGMMFIAPFIVNKIGAKKSLVLAGLLMAIRITGSGLAVEPIGISTMKMLHSFELPIMLIAILKFIDANFDAKFSATMYIVGYYFVSQVGQAILSPILGHWYDTIGFSKTYLILGVSVFVFVILFAALRPTALPKQVHYPKQAV, from the coding sequence ATGAAAAAGAATTTAAATTATTGGTCTTTAAGCGGCTTTACTTTTTTTTATTTTTTTGCTTCTACATCTGCCATGTCTTTATTTGCTATATGGTTAGGACAAACATTAGAGCTAAGTGGCGCCCAAGTAGGTACGATTTTTTCCATTAATGCTATCGCCACCCTTTGTTTCCAACCACTATACGGTTTCATTTCCGATAAAATTGGATTGAGGAAACATTTGTTGTGGGTTATAACATTTTTGATAATGCTAATTGGTCCGTTTTTCATTTATATTTATAGTCCTCTATTACATTACAATCCTATTTTAGGCGCCATTACCGGAAGTGTTTATCTCAGTGCCACATTACTAGCATCGTTTGGAGCTATTGAATCATACGCCGAACGCACCGGCAGAAAATATCATTTCGAGTACGGACAAGTAAGGATGTGGGGATCATTAGGTGCTGCATCTGCAGCCTTCTTTTCGGGGAAACTGTTTAACATCAATCCTCATATCAGCTTTTGGGTTGCATCGGCATGTAGTATCTTCCTTATTCTCTTTCTTCTATTAATGAACGTTCAAATTTCAGAAGAAGAACAAAAGAAAACGGATTCAATTAAATTAACAGATACATTAGCTTTATTAAAGAACAAAACTTTTTGGATATTTATGGTGTATGTTCTAGGCGTGGCTTGTATTTATTCTGTCTATGATCAACAATTTCCCGTTTATTATGCTTCCTTATTCTCTACCAGCGGACAAGGAAATCAAATGTTTGGTTATCTAAATTCTATTCAAATCTTTTTAGAAGCAGGCATGATGTTTATTGCCCCGTTTATCGTTAATAAAATCGGCGCCAAGAAAAGTTTGGTCCTGGCAGGGTTACTCATGGCAATTCGTATTACTGGATCGGGATTAGCGGTGGAACCGATTGGCATTTCTACAATGAAAATGTTACATTCTTTCGAACTTCCGATTATGTTGATTGCTATCTTAAAATTTATCGATGCTAATTTCGATGCTAAGTTCTCGGCTACGATGTATATTGTAGGATATTATTTCGTGTCTCAAGTGGGTCAAGCCATTCTTTCGCCAATACTTGGTCATTGGTACGATACGATAGGCTTTTCTAAAACCTATTTAATTCTAGGTGTTAGTGTATTCGTTTTTGTTATCCTATTCGCGGCTTTGAGGCCAACTGCTCTACCTAAACAAGTTCATTATCCTAAACAAGCTGTATAA
- a CDS encoding HEAT repeat domain-containing protein produces MTNKETKMNELPENYEELKKSANRKSNWRERLDAIEELGQAKNQQTIDILTHIMNSDSVYKVQEASYRQLKRLGEDVQLPSRKKGELVKGLAKILLRIKKSLPEDHTYEEFKEKLQKMRMDIYDTYEGEKGADFDEWLESTWSSLSKR; encoded by the coding sequence TTGACTAATAAAGAAACGAAAATGAACGAGTTACCTGAAAACTATGAGGAATTAAAAAAGTCCGCCAATCGCAAATCCAATTGGAGAGAACGTTTGGATGCGATAGAAGAGTTAGGACAAGCGAAAAACCAACAAACCATCGATATATTAACCCATATCATGAACAGTGATTCTGTCTATAAAGTTCAGGAGGCATCCTACCGGCAACTAAAAAGATTAGGAGAAGACGTTCAATTGCCATCCAGAAAAAAAGGGGAATTGGTTAAAGGGTTAGCGAAAATCCTATTAAGGATAAAGAAGAGTTTGCCGGAAGACCATACGTATGAGGAATTCAAGGAAAAACTTCAAAAGATGCGGATGGATATATACGATACCTATGAGGGGGAAAAGGGCGCAGACTTCGATGAATGGCTAGAGAGCACATGGTCTTCCTTATCGAAAAGATAA